The following proteins come from a genomic window of Clupea harengus chromosome 22, Ch_v2.0.2, whole genome shotgun sequence:
- the LOC116218386 gene encoding C-C motif chemokine 2-like isoform X1, producing the protein MAKITVSLCALLGLLLVLASEGETRVGTPSRGCCTRFIKDLPLNRIRGFIEERQGICRLKAVKFITVKGKVVCANPNDQWVKDAKEFIRTPTVAP; encoded by the exons ATGGCAAAGattacagtctctctctgcgCACTGCTGGGGCTTCTGCTGGTCTTAGCTTCCGAGGGGGAAACCA GAGTAGGTACACCAAGCAGGGGATGCTGCACACGATTCATCAAGGATCTGCCTTTGAACAGAATCCGTGGTTTCATCGAGGAACGCCAAGGGATATGTCGTCTCAAAGCAGTCAA gTTCATCACCGTAAAGGGTAAGGTTGTATGTGCCAATCCAAATGACCAGTGGGTTAAGGATGCCAAGGAGTTCATCAG GACCCCAACTGTGGCACCCTAA
- the LOC116218463 gene encoding C-C motif chemokine 2-like, producing the protein MAKITVSLCALLGLLLVLASEGETRVGTPSRGCCTRFIKDLPLNRIRGFIEERQGICRLKAVKFITVKGKVVCANPNDQWVKDAKAFIRTPTVAP; encoded by the exons ATGGCAAAGattacagtctctctctgcgCACTGCTGGGGCTTCTGCTGGTCTTAGCTTCCGAGGGGGAAACCA GAGTAGGTACACCAAGCAGGGGATGCTGCACACGATTCATCAAGGATCTGCCTTTGAACAGAATCCGTGGTTTCATCGAGGAACGCCAAGGGATATGTCGTCTCAAAGCAGTCAA gTTCATCACCGTAAAGGGTAAGGTTGTATGTGCCAATCCAAATGACCAGTGGGTTAAGGATGCCAAGGCGTTCATCAG GACCCCAACTGTGGCACCCTAA
- the capn10 gene encoding calpain-10: MEPQGECDRLFEDSDFPAEDSSVFSSDFTPISKLQGHINWLRPQDICQSPRLFPLDPTKAHAKQGILGDCWLLCACTMLLKNKHLMDQVLPPGQPWWGEEGYTGRFLLRFWQRGGWVEVRVDDRLPCIDNKLCFSQCLCPMAFWVALLEKAYAKLHGSYEALWAGQVDEALVDLSGGVAERWSLRLSEEAGEEEVEEEQGEEEEEKEKKGGTPPPARRSKELKLPQAVREGCAISCSLHNSTGGVSELWQYHAMSVVEWTDVQTVAGETECLLRIRNPWGRRCWSGAWAENGTGWNNIEPACTLNLLSRTQQGEFWVNLKEFLEEFDEVTVGYPISDEGHLQSIYTGALLTHRQERSGCWVRGQSAGGCRNSSSYSSNPKFWLRLSEPTEVLVCLLQHAPEERTAPGCKGTGREDATPPGVGGQERRHPHAIGLHMWKIEKKHFNLSRTLNTPPCACTLSHAYKREVVLQAQLNSGFHLLIPSTFQQGAQARFLLRVYSSSPITLSAVKAREPVQASGLEGEWESSSCHGSWVPGSSAGGSRNFPSHRLNPRFPLTVTYDPGGPNIRVKLCQNCPESACQAIGFHIYKVFDCGEADMSLDQEPVVSCVPHCYTQEVSLACSLRAGAYTIIPSTYQPDLRGHFTLTVARRIHRKVVQSQENLGRAIQEISYISVMRC, from the exons ATGGAGCCCCAAGGTGAGTGCGACCGCTTGTTTGAGGACTCGGACTTCCCCGCAGAAGACTCCTCAGTGTTCTCCTCAGATTTCACACCCATCTCCAAACTGCAAGGGCACATCAACTGGCTCCGCCCCCAG GACATTTGTCAGTCTCCTCGGCTCTTTCCCCTGGACCCAACCAAGGCTCATGCCAAGCAAGGCATTCTGGGAGACTGCTGGTTGTTGTGTGCCTGCACTATGCTGCTGAAGAACAAGCACTTGATGGACCAG GTGCTGCCACCGGGCCAGCcgtggtggggggaggagggctaCACAGGCCGCTTCCTGCTGCGCTTCTGGCAgaggggtggatgggtggaggtCCGGGTGGATGACCGCCTGCCCTGCATCGACAACAAGCTTTGCTTCTCCCAGTGCCTGTGTCCCATGGCATTCTGGGTAGCGCTACTGGAGAAGGCATATGCTAA GCTACATGGCTCCTACGAGGCCCTCTGGGCGGGCCAAGTGGATGAGGCGCTGGTGGACTTGAGCGGAGGCGTGGCAGAACGCTGGAGTCTCCGACTCTCCGAAGaggctggggaggaggaggtggaggaggagcagggggaggaggaggaggaaaaagagaagaaaggtgGCACACCTCCTCCTGCCAGGAGGAGCAAGGAGCTGAAGCTGCCTCAGGCGGTGAGGGAGGGCTGTGCCATCAGCTGCTCCTTACACAACAGCACgggag GTGTCAGTGAGCTGTGGCAGTACCATGCCATGAGTGTGGTGGAATGGACAGACGTACAGACTGTTGCTGGGGAAACGGAATGTTTACTTAGAATCAGGAACCCATGGGGGAGACGGTGCTGGAGTGGAGCTTGGGCAGAGAA TGGTACTGGCTGGAATAACATTGAACCAGCCTGCACCCTGAACCTCCTCAGCCGGACCCAACAAGGAGAATTCTGGGTCAACCTGAAAGAGTTCCTGGAGGAATTTGATGAGGTCACTGTGGGCTACCCAATCAGTGATGAAGGCCATCTACAAAGCATTTACACTG GAGCTCTtctgacacacaggcaggagaggagtggcTGCTGGGTGAGAGGCCAGTCAGCGGGCGGCTGTCgcaacagcagcagctacaGCTCCAACCCAAAGTTCTGGCTGAGGCTCAGTGAGCCCACTGAGGTTCTGGTGTGTCTGCTGCAGCACGCCCCGGAGGAGCGGACCGCGCCCGGCTGCAAGGGGACAGGACGCGAGGACGCCACACCGCCAGGAGTCGGAGGTCAAGAGCGCAGACACCCGCACGCCATTGGCCTTCACATGTGGAAG ATAGAGAAGAAGCACTTTAACCTTTCACGGACGCTAAATACACCCCCATGCGCCTGCACTTTGTCCCATGCATACAAACGGGAGGTGGTGCTGCAGGCCCAGCTCAACTCTGGTTTCCACCTGCTCATTCCCAGCACCTTCCAGCAGGGGGCGCAGGCACGCTTCCTGCTCAGGGTCTACTCATCCAGCCCCATCACACTCAG TGCTGTGAAGGCGAGGGAACCTGTTCAGGCGTCCGGTTtggagggggagtgggagagtAGCAGCTGCCATGGCTCCTGGGTGCCTGGCTCATCGGCAGGGGGCAGCCGGAACTTTCCGTCTCACAGGCTGAACCCCCGATTCCCTCTCACTGTGACCTACGACCCCGGGGGACCCAACATCAGGGTCAAACTGTGTCAGAACTGCCCTGAATCAGCCTGTCAGGCCATTGGCTTTCACATTTATAAG GTCTTTGACTGTGGCGAGGCAGACATGTCTTTAGACCAGGAGCCGGTGGTGAGCTGCGTGCCGCACTGTTACACCCAGGAGGTGAGCCTGGCTTGCAGCCTGAGAGCTGGAGCCTacaccatcatcccctccaccTACCAGCCAGACCTCAGGGGCCACTTCACCCTTACTGTCGCTCGCAGAATACACAG